In a genomic window of Cytophagia bacterium CHB2:
- a CDS encoding serine/threonine-protein phosphatase, with amino-acid sequence MLTKTSPIWNYMSPAALRRLALAVALIFATFGPLQTLMEPVLNELVWMRLTYITLLSAGMAASIILFGKKFLPLLLIIALFTALIVASASIEGAWRGQAPAKTESVTLTPAQLSKQRNQRFGITMLGIFFIAAGYGMFIYVFGKEVDKRARLEAEISLAQNIQKSLLPSSPMQTTWCEVAGLSAPATEVGGDYFDIIPLSQNEVMVVIGDVAGHGIGAGILAAMTKSALRSQIEHEFSPRQVLENLNKTLYHLSEKNVFVTFACLLLNKNEGLIKLATAGHPPVFHYAAVAQHVQVLRTPGLGLGLRLETAFEELEFAWQADDRLLLYTDGIIEAANKSGEQFEEERLRACWLQHLSLPVHDLCETVINSVREFGGSEALHDDVTVVSIAMKENAV; translated from the coding sequence ATGCTGACCAAAACTTCTCCAATTTGGAATTATATGTCGCCTGCGGCGCTGCGCCGCCTGGCGCTGGCCGTGGCTTTGATTTTTGCGACGTTTGGCCCGCTGCAAACGCTGATGGAGCCGGTGTTGAACGAACTCGTTTGGATGCGTTTGACCTATATCACCTTGTTAAGCGCGGGAATGGCGGCCAGCATCATTTTATTCGGCAAAAAATTTCTGCCCCTGCTCTTGATCATAGCCCTTTTTACAGCGCTGATTGTGGCCTCCGCTTCCATCGAAGGCGCATGGCGCGGCCAGGCGCCGGCAAAAACAGAGTCTGTCACATTGACGCCAGCGCAGTTGAGCAAACAAAGGAATCAGCGTTTCGGCATTACCATGCTGGGCATTTTTTTCATTGCCGCCGGTTACGGCATGTTTATTTATGTTTTTGGAAAGGAGGTCGACAAACGCGCACGACTGGAGGCTGAGATCAGCCTGGCACAGAATATTCAAAAGTCATTGTTGCCCTCCTCGCCGATGCAAACCACATGGTGTGAAGTTGCCGGCCTGAGTGCGCCTGCGACAGAAGTCGGTGGCGACTATTTCGATATCATACCTCTGTCTCAAAACGAGGTGATGGTGGTGATTGGCGATGTTGCCGGGCACGGCATTGGCGCGGGTATTTTGGCGGCCATGACGAAAAGCGCGCTGCGCAGTCAGATCGAACATGAATTTTCCCCGCGCCAGGTTCTCGAAAATTTGAACAAGACGCTTTATCATCTCTCAGAAAAAAACGTGTTTGTGACGTTTGCCTGCCTACTGCTCAATAAAAATGAAGGTTTGATCAAACTGGCAACAGCCGGGCATCCGCCTGTTTTTCACTATGCCGCAGTCGCGCAACACGTGCAAGTCTTGCGTACGCCGGGTTTGGGTTTGGGTTTGCGGTTGGAGACGGCCTTCGAGGAGTTGGAATTCGCGTGGCAGGCCGATGACAGGCTGTTACTCTACACCGACGGTATCATCGAAGCGGCGAATAAAAGCGGCGAGCAATTCGAGGAAGAACGGTTGCGCGCATGCTGGCTGCAACATTTGTCATTGCCCGTGCACGACCTGTGTGAAACCGTGATAAATTCCGTGCGCGAGTTTGGCGGCAGTGAAGCATTGCACGATGATGTTACGGTGGTGAGTATTGCGATGAAAGAAAACGCAGTTTGA